The Desulfovibrio aminophilus genome contains the following window.
GGACGAGGGCGGCTTCGGCACCGTGGTCATCGGCCGCCGGGGCGTGTCCAAGGCCGAGGAATTCCTGTTCGGCAGCGTGTCCACCAAGGTCATGCACCTGGCCAGGGACTGCGCGGTCTGGGTGGTGGCGTAACCCCGGCTTGAACCCGAACAGGAGGCGGCCATGTTCGAGGAATGCCATCTGGAAGAATACCGGACGCTGCGCAAGGAGATCGACTCCAACCAGCAGATCGTCTCGAACCTGTTCAAGGTGAACGCCTCCGTGACCGCGGGCATCATCGGCTTCGGCCTGTCGGAAAACGCGGCGGGCGGGGCCGTGTTTCTCGCCGCCTACGCCCTGCTGATCCCCTCGATCCTCTACACCGCCTCGCAGCAGGAGGTCATCGCGGGCATCTCGCAGTACATCCGGGTCGTGCTGGAGCCGAAACTCGGCCTGGGCTGGGAGCGGTCGCTCCATCTGTTGCGGACGCGCGGGCTGTCGCCGGAAAGGAGCCGGTTCCACAGGGCGATGGTGGGGTTCTACATGATTCTCGCCCTGGTCCCGGTGCTGGCGCTGGCCATGGCTCCCGACATTCCCTTGATGTCGCCGTCGTTCTGGCTGGCGGTCCTGCTGGGCGGGTTCACGGCATTCTTGTCCCGGAGGATACGGAGGGCCTGCGATGTCGGGTTCCACCGCGAATACGCCGAGGCTTGGCGCTCGGCGCTTGGATTGCAGGCGGAAGCAGGGGACGGGCCGGACGGCGGCTGAGGCTGTGCTGGCCTCTTCTCTCCGCCTTTCTATGAATGGGGCGAAGCCCCCGAAGCCCCCGAAGCCCCCGGAGCCCCACCGCCGGCCATGCGCGTCAGCTCGGCCGCGATCTCGGCCTGGTCGAGTCTCCGGCAGCGGGTGTAGGTGGCGCCGTCCTCGACCTCCTTGCTGACCAGGAAGTGCCGCTCGGCCAGGGACGCCAGCTGGGGCCAGTGGGTGATGAGCAGCATCTGCTGGCGGCCCGCCAGGGCCTTCAGCTTGTCGCCCACCTTGTTCAGGGTGTGGCCGCCGATGCCCGCGTCCACCTCGTCGAAGATGAGCGTGGGCGACTCCTCCGAGCTTTTCAGGCTGGTCACGGCCAGGAGGAAGCGCGAGAGTTCGCCGCCCGAGGCGATCTTGTCCAGGGGCCGGGGCGGCTGGCCCGGGTTGGGCACCCAGAGCAGCCGGGCGCGGTCCTCGATCAGCCCGGGGTAGGGCTCGGAGGGCTCGAAGGCGTATTCCACGCGGGCGTGCTCGGAGAAGCCCAGGCCGCGCAACTCGTCCTCCAGGGCGCGGCAGAGCCGTTCCCCGGCCGCGCGGCGGGCCGCGTTGAGCCGGGCCAGGGCCTGGCCCAGGCGGGTGGCGGCCGCGGCCTCCTCCTTGTCCAGGCGCTTCAGGTCCAGGCCGCAGGAATCCAGGAAATTCAGGTTCTCGACGATCTCGTCCTTGAGCGCGAGGATCTGCTCCAGGCTCTTGTTCAGCTTGCGCTTGAGCCGGGAAATCTCGAACAGCCGGGACTCCAGGGCGTCCAGGTCCACGCTCCCGCCGTCCTCGGCCTCGGCCCGGCGCAGGCGGTTGGCCAGGGCCTGGAGCCGCAGCCGGAAGTCCTCCACGGCCAGCCGCTCCTCCTCGAATTCGGGCAGCAGGGCGGACACGGCCTCCATGTCCCGGGCCAGGGCGGCCACGCCTTCGATGAGCGGCGAGTCGCTCCCCAGGATGTCCAGGGCCTCGGCCAGGGCCTTGTCCGCGCGCTCGCGGTCCCGCGCGCCCTCCTTGCGGGCCAGGAGTTCCTCCTCCTCGCCGGGCAGGGGATCGACCTTCT
Protein-coding sequences here:
- a CDS encoding DNA repair protein RecN produces the protein MLELLRIRDLALIEDAELEFSKGLNVLTGETGAGKSFILRAIDFLTGERMGAEMVRPGKEKAVVEALFARPEGDLVIRRELSAETGRSRLFLDDRLGSQEAVLELRPSLVLHTSQHGQQKLLQPAYQARILDGFLPEQSLLAEREEALSELRRILERRRELTARTEELARQRDFLEFQRAEIEKVDPLPGEEEELLARKEGARDRERADKALAEALDILGSDSPLIEGVAALARDMEAVSALLPEFEEERLAVEDFRLRLQALANRLRRAEAEDGGSVDLDALESRLFEISRLKRKLNKSLEQILALKDEIVENLNFLDSCGLDLKRLDKEEAAAATRLGQALARLNAARRAAGERLCRALEDELRGLGFSEHARVEYAFEPSEPYPGLIEDRARLLWVPNPGQPPRPLDKIASGGELSRFLLAVTSLKSSEESPTLIFDEVDAGIGGHTLNKVGDKLKALAGRQQMLLITHWPQLASLAERHFLVSKEVEDGATYTRCRRLDQAEIAAELTRMAGGGAPGASGASGASPHS